In one window of Methanosarcina vacuolata Z-761 DNA:
- a CDS encoding COR domain-containing protein, with product MTNERVMQLIKEAYKRNLTELDLSWRKLTQLPQEIGTLRNLTKLNLSGNNLSQLPPEIGELKYLTELYLSVNQLTNFPLQITELKCLTTLDLSHNQLTQLPREIGKLKNLTKLSVINNQLIELPSEIIKLEKLITLNLLRNNLKRLPPEISELKKLKTINLSQNQMVQLPSEINKLENLIEFDLSYNQLTQLPFEITELKNLTLLDLSHNNLTELPPETWKLRYLTTLNLFDNPLTIPPPEIVSMGVEAIFTYLKQSKTTEHNEAKLILVGNGEVGKTCLANRLITDKFVEDKITEGIKRSKWSIPSPGSGSSSIKLNIWDFGGQEIYHATHQFFLTKRSVYLLVWNARKTKDYDNIYYWLHTIEAFGGDSPIILVMSKVNESDDDLDLKDLKSKFHIVDYLKIDSKDGRGISRLKESISEAAWNLPLMKVKWVDSWYQVRKRLEEVKENSITYNEFYEICKSEGLDDENINILDGYLNDLGVTLHFRDRIALRNIVILKPEWATGAFYKILSTKSVLQREGVLLRSELDEIWDKETYPPDIYPQLMELMNKFELSYELQDKNSYLIPELLPKSSPDFDWNDEENLYFYYSYDSFLPSGIITRFIVRMHQDIEKKENGMPLCWREGVVLKLRNSIALVEMKSDKRQIEIRIKGDNKRGALEVICYHLDHINASIKKINVSKQIPCNCSNNCPERYSYDKLLKAEKNNVEIIQCHESYESISISSLLDGYKRREERFRGLGKTDNLFEYDVFICHSSKDKPIIESLVKDLKMKNVTYWVDKEQINFGDPVTQKIEEGLKNSKYVVPCLSKNLTILGWTRAEYGSILNREFSGNSKRIVIPLKLDNCEDADIPDLLYDKKRVTYSNKTEFNEFIEFLKN from the coding sequence ATGACAAATGAAAGGGTGATGCAGCTTATTAAAGAAGCTTATAAAAGAAACCTTACAGAACTCGATTTATCTTGGAGAAAACTGACTCAACTGCCACAGGAAATTGGAACACTCAGAAACCTTACAAAACTTAACTTATCTGGTAATAATCTATCTCAACTACCACCAGAAATTGGAGAACTTAAATATCTTACAGAACTTTACTTATCTGTGAATCAGCTGACAAACTTCCCACTTCAAATTACAGAACTTAAGTGTCTTACAACACTTGATTTATCTCATAACCAACTGACTCAACTACCACGAGAAATTGGAAAACTGAAAAATCTCACTAAACTTTCTGTAATTAATAATCAGCTGATAGAATTACCATCTGAAATTATAAAACTTGAAAAACTTATAACACTTAACTTGTTACGTAACAATCTTAAGAGATTGCCACCCGAAATTTCAGAACTTAAAAAACTTAAAACAATCAACTTATCTCAAAATCAGATGGTTCAACTGCCTAGTGAAATCAATAAACTTGAAAACCTCATAGAATTTGATTTATCCTATAACCAGCTGACTCAATTACCATTTGAAATTACAGAACTTAAAAACCTTACATTACTTGATTTATCTCATAACAATCTGACTGAATTGCCACCGGAGACTTGGAAACTTAGATATCTTACAACACTTAACTTATTTGACAATCCCTTAACTATACCCCCTCCAGAAATTGTTTCAATGGGAGTAGAAGCAATTTTCACTTATCTGAAACAATCAAAAACTACTGAACATAATGAAGCAAAGTTGATACTGGTAGGTAATGGGGAAGTTGGAAAAACATGCCTTGCTAACAGGTTAATTACTGATAAATTTGTAGAAGATAAAATTACTGAGGGAATAAAGAGATCTAAATGGAGTATTCCTTCTCCGGGCTCTGGAAGCAGTTCAATCAAGTTAAATATCTGGGATTTTGGAGGACAGGAAATATACCATGCAACTCATCAGTTTTTCCTGACAAAACGCTCAGTCTATTTATTAGTATGGAACGCCCGGAAAACAAAGGATTATGACAATATATACTACTGGTTGCACACAATTGAGGCTTTTGGAGGGGACAGCCCGATAATCCTTGTAATGAGCAAGGTGAATGAAAGTGATGATGATCTGGACTTAAAAGATCTAAAAAGCAAATTCCATATTGTTGATTATTTAAAGATTGACAGTAAAGATGGAAGAGGAATTTCTAGGTTAAAAGAAAGCATTAGTGAAGCTGCCTGGAATCTTCCTTTAATGAAGGTTAAATGGGTGGATTCATGGTATCAAGTGAGAAAAAGACTGGAAGAAGTCAAGGAAAATAGCATTACTTACAATGAATTTTACGAAATATGTAAGTCTGAAGGATTAGATGACGAAAATATCAATATACTCGATGGATACTTAAATGATCTAGGAGTAACTCTTCATTTTAGAGACAGAATCGCACTAAGGAACATAGTAATATTAAAACCTGAATGGGCAACAGGAGCATTTTATAAAATTTTGTCTACGAAGTCTGTTCTACAACGCGAAGGTGTACTGTTACGCAGCGAATTAGATGAGATATGGGATAAAGAAACTTATCCACCAGACATCTACCCTCAACTTATGGAGTTAATGAATAAATTCGAACTTTCGTATGAACTCCAAGATAAAAATAGCTATCTTATTCCCGAACTATTACCCAAAAGTTCTCCAGATTTTGATTGGAACGATGAAGAAAACTTGTATTTCTATTATTCTTACGACTCTTTTCTGCCTTCTGGTATAATTACCCGCTTTATTGTGCGTATGCATCAGGACATCGAGAAAAAAGAAAATGGTATGCCTCTCTGCTGGAGAGAAGGAGTAGTATTGAAACTCCGAAATTCCATTGCTCTTGTAGAGATGAAATCTGATAAAAGGCAAATCGAAATTAGGATAAAAGGTGATAATAAAAGAGGGGCTCTCGAAGTAATCTGTTATCACCTTGACCACATTAATGCTTCAATAAAAAAGATAAATGTCAGCAAACAGATACCTTGTAACTGTTCCAATAATTGTCCTGAAAGATACTCGTACGATAAATTATTAAAAGCCGAAAAAAACAATGTGGAAATTATCCAATGCCATGAAAGTTATGAGAGCATATCTATTTCATCATTATTAGATGGTTACAAGAGAAGAGAAGAAAGGTTTAGAGGCTTAGGAAAAACTGATAATTTGTTTGAATATGATGTCTTCATATGTCATTCTTCTAAAGATAAACCCATTATTGAATCTCTAGTTAAGGATTTGAAAATGAAGAATGTAACTTACTGGGTTGATAAAGAACAAATCAATTTTGGTGATCCAGTCACTCAAAAGATCGAAGAAGGTTTAAAAAACAGCAAGTATGTCGTTCCATGCCTAAGCAAGAATCTTACCATCTTAGGTTGGACAAGAGCAGAATATGGCTCAATTCTCAATAGAGAGTTTAGCGGTAACTCCAAAAGAATCGTTATACCATTAAAGTTAGACAATTGTGAAGATGCTGATATCCCAGATTTATTGTACGATAAGAAAAGAGTAACCTATTCGAATAAGACCGAATTTAATGAATTTATTGAATTTTTAAAGAATTGA
- a CDS encoding ferredoxin-thioredoxin reductase catalytic domain-containing protein — protein sequence MADHNELKQKMYEWTQKYADKAGYRLNPDKEALDYVLDGLTVKLEKFGRRYCPCRIVTGDEKEDRKIVCPCIYHKEEVERDGNCHCELFFKAN from the coding sequence ATGGCTGATCATAATGAATTAAAACAGAAAATGTATGAATGGACTCAGAAATATGCAGACAAAGCAGGTTACAGGCTTAACCCTGATAAGGAAGCTCTTGACTATGTGCTTGATGGACTTACAGTTAAGCTTGAAAAATTTGGACGGCGTTATTGCCCCTGCAGAATAGTTACCGGAGATGAAAAGGAAGATCGAAAGATTGTATGTCCCTGTATATATCATAAAGAAGAAGTAGAACGGGACGGAAACTGTCACTGCGAACTTTTCTTCAAAGCGAATTAA
- a CDS encoding (Fe-S)-binding protein, with product MTNAMELYQMLPKTNCKKCGKTSCMAFAVALMAHELTPEDCPPLKDEPKYRESYEKISETFKPSEGVTETGLIVHEDLCFGCGNCVVACPPNVANDPHGVGSGNAPTNPNKLVLSVENGIVKAQNLEECRRFGKNKILCNGCIVTCPVEAIEFV from the coding sequence ATGACAAATGCAATGGAACTCTATCAGATGCTTCCAAAGACTAACTGCAAAAAGTGCGGAAAAACCTCCTGTATGGCGTTTGCAGTAGCTCTCATGGCCCACGAGCTCACACCTGAGGATTGCCCGCCTCTTAAAGATGAACCCAAGTACAGAGAAAGCTATGAAAAGATAAGTGAAACCTTCAAACCTTCCGAAGGCGTAACTGAAACCGGGCTTATAGTGCATGAAGACTTGTGTTTTGGCTGTGGAAACTGTGTGGTTGCCTGTCCTCCTAACGTAGCCAATGATCCACACGGAGTAGGCTCGGGAAATGCCCCTACTAATCCTAATAAGCTGGTCCTGAGCGTAGAAAACGGCATTGTAAAAGCCCAGAATTTAGAGGAATGTCGACGTTTCGGAAAGAACAAAATTCTATGTAATGGCTGTATAGTAACCTGCCCTGTAGAGGCAATCGAGTTTGTGTGA
- a CDS encoding formylmethanofuran dehydrogenase subunit B: MEKNYHVCTGCGLLCDDIEVESENNTVTKVYTACRVGVAHMKEARRGEADFLVDNKPVDESTAISEAASILKNARNPLIFGLGTSTSETQKIAIELAKKINATLDDTSSFCLGPLAEALIQDKLKSCTLDDVRNKADVIIYWGTDPSDSHPRQLSKHSYFPRGIEKQRGWEEERTAIAIDVRKSHTAKICGNYFFQIPPKGDAEFIDALIAGISGKLPKTSYNYPPKKILELANILKGAKFGVIFAGRGLIYSLENLEPLFKLMKILNEKANFHLIPMISSYNTMGFNENLFAETGYVNSVKFENGTVKHGPEYSVVESLKAKTVDAALIIGSDPLLILPGSIAKNMLEIPVISMDHCETLTSKHAKIYMNTAINGVEAGGSATRMDRVKVSFEPAIETKHPSEEVILKKIMEAL; encoded by the coding sequence ATGGAGAAAAACTATCATGTATGCACAGGCTGCGGCCTCCTTTGTGACGACATTGAGGTTGAGTCCGAAAATAACACTGTAACTAAAGTTTATACAGCCTGCAGAGTAGGGGTTGCCCATATGAAGGAGGCAAGAAGGGGTGAAGCAGATTTTCTGGTTGACAATAAGCCTGTAGATGAATCTACTGCTATCAGTGAAGCTGCCTCGATCCTTAAAAATGCCAGAAATCCTCTGATCTTCGGGCTTGGGACTTCTACCAGTGAAACCCAAAAAATAGCAATCGAGCTTGCAAAGAAAATCAATGCTACTCTTGATGATACCTCCTCTTTCTGCCTGGGCCCTCTAGCTGAGGCTCTTATTCAGGATAAGCTTAAATCCTGTACTCTTGACGATGTAAGGAATAAAGCTGATGTCATTATATACTGGGGAACAGATCCATCGGACTCTCATCCTCGCCAGCTTTCTAAGCATTCCTACTTCCCAAGAGGAATCGAAAAGCAGAGGGGCTGGGAAGAAGAAAGGACAGCCATCGCAATCGATGTCCGAAAGTCACATACTGCAAAAATCTGCGGGAATTATTTCTTCCAGATTCCTCCAAAAGGAGATGCAGAATTTATCGATGCTCTAATTGCAGGGATTTCAGGAAAGCTTCCCAAGACCTCCTACAATTACCCGCCTAAAAAAATCCTTGAGCTGGCAAATATCCTTAAAGGAGCAAAGTTCGGAGTGATTTTTGCAGGACGCGGGCTCATTTACTCGCTTGAAAACCTCGAACCCCTTTTCAAGCTTATGAAAATCCTGAATGAAAAAGCAAATTTCCACCTCATACCAATGATAAGCAGCTATAACACAATGGGCTTTAACGAAAACCTCTTTGCAGAAACTGGATACGTGAACAGTGTAAAGTTCGAAAATGGGACTGTAAAGCATGGGCCTGAGTACTCAGTTGTTGAGTCTCTTAAGGCAAAAACTGTGGATGCAGCCCTTATAATAGGTTCGGACCCGCTTTTAATCCTTCCAGGATCTATTGCAAAGAACATGCTGGAGATTCCTGTTATCTCTATGGACCATTGTGAAACCCTGACTTCAAAGCATGCAAAGATCTACATGAATACCGCAATAAACGGAGTAGAAGCAGGGGGAAGTGCTACACGCATGGATAGGGTTAAAGTTAGCTTTGAGCCTGCTATTGAGACAAAGCACCCGTCTGAGGAAGTAATTCTCAAGAAAATAATGGAGGCACTCTGA
- a CDS encoding molybdopterin dinucleotide binding domain-containing protein, with protein MDFGSFLAAPEVKVKVITYRDIFQDKAMLENRFGNEYKDLSAVIKLDHADLKQLDVKKGDTVILKNSFGRVVVKAMESGYETPHKGIAYMPKSPWSNMLVSDETGGTGVPKFKDISVTVSSAKGEKVTELML; from the coding sequence ATGGATTTCGGATCTTTTCTTGCAGCTCCCGAAGTAAAAGTCAAAGTCATAACTTACAGGGACATCTTTCAGGATAAGGCTATGCTCGAAAACCGCTTTGGGAACGAATACAAAGACCTGTCGGCGGTAATAAAGCTGGACCATGCAGATCTCAAACAGCTGGATGTGAAAAAAGGCGATACAGTAATTTTAAAAAATTCCTTTGGAAGAGTTGTGGTAAAGGCTATGGAATCTGGATACGAAACTCCTCACAAAGGCATCGCATATATGCCTAAAAGCCCCTGGTCCAACATGCTGGTATCAGATGAAACCGGAGGTACAGGAGTACCCAAATTCAAGGATATATCCGTAACTGTTTCCAGTGCAAAAGGGGAAAAAGTAACTGAACTCATGCTTTAA
- a CDS encoding tetratricopeptide repeat protein produces MIETHCATLFPTVAKQGKGGIKTEAYSSRINISLNELRKHCRAAISAFSALEHSGSHASQRLCLEKFLHECQGASMVLWDKNDRKLGKYLRSVISVSNSSPLSPAAFSGMKAAIKGIEKEKTEGVGKTEGIENTEGIENTEGIENTEGIENTEGIENTDRTEKSEDIENNEEIKKAGEIENSPEIEKAFRNKKKQGLSEEELDQGKSASFLYNTEAKELTYHGNTYKILPLFLAVRDLYSSLPLFEELDACAEQLEKDPQDATALFQKAVLMYKARRFETALQLNAKVLKIIPEDHRVWYNKGVILSELGLLEEAIAAYDRTIELEPSFEIAWDNKGVVLARLGRFEEALETYDKILRRYPEYAEAWAGKGSILSALGREDEALEAYSSALQIRSEYLEALTSTGSLFSRLGRYEEALKVYDKALHLAPEEPRLWAIRGFVLLEMGKQKEALENCNRALELQPGFAPALEIKVQILSEIQRQKDKTFK; encoded by the coding sequence TTGATCGAAACTCACTGTGCGACGCTTTTTCCGACCGTAGCTAAACAAGGAAAAGGAGGGATTAAAACGGAGGCTTACTCTTCCAGAATAAATATTTCCCTGAACGAACTTCGGAAACATTGCAGGGCAGCAATTTCAGCCTTTTCTGCGCTTGAGCATTCCGGGAGTCATGCATCCCAGAGGCTCTGCCTGGAAAAATTCCTCCACGAATGCCAGGGCGCTTCAATGGTCTTATGGGACAAAAATGATAGAAAACTCGGGAAATACCTCAGATCTGTGATTTCAGTCTCTAATAGTTCCCCTCTTTCTCCAGCAGCATTTTCCGGGATGAAAGCAGCGATTAAAGGAATAGAGAAAGAGAAGACAGAAGGAGTAGGAAAAACTGAAGGAATAGAGAATACTGAAGGAATAGAGAATACTGAAGGAATAGAGAATACTGAAGGAATAGAGAATACTGAAGGAATAGAGAATACCGACAGAACAGAAAAATCTGAGGATATAGAAAATAATGAAGAAATAAAAAAAGCTGGAGAAATAGAAAATAGTCCAGAAATTGAAAAGGCTTTCAGGAACAAAAAAAAGCAAGGTTTATCGGAAGAAGAGCTCGATCAAGGAAAATCGGCTTCTTTTCTATATAACACTGAAGCAAAGGAACTTACCTATCATGGAAACACCTATAAAATCCTGCCTCTTTTCCTGGCTGTAAGAGACCTTTATAGCTCCTTGCCCCTTTTCGAAGAACTTGATGCCTGCGCTGAGCAGCTTGAGAAGGATCCCCAGGATGCTACAGCTCTCTTTCAGAAGGCCGTGCTCATGTATAAGGCCAGGCGGTTTGAAACTGCCCTGCAGCTTAACGCAAAGGTGCTGAAAATTATTCCTGAAGACCACAGGGTCTGGTATAACAAAGGCGTCATTCTCTCGGAACTGGGCCTGCTCGAAGAAGCAATTGCGGCTTATGACAGGACAATTGAGCTTGAACCGTCTTTTGAAATTGCCTGGGACAACAAAGGAGTTGTGCTTGCAAGGCTTGGCAGGTTTGAAGAAGCCCTAGAAACCTACGATAAAATTCTTCGGAGATATCCAGAATATGCTGAAGCCTGGGCAGGAAAAGGCTCCATACTTTCGGCCCTCGGCAGAGAAGACGAAGCCCTTGAAGCTTACAGTTCAGCTCTTCAGATAAGGTCTGAATACCTTGAGGCCCTTACTTCGACCGGAAGTTTGTTTTCCAGGCTAGGCAGGTACGAGGAGGCCCTGAAGGTTTACGATAAGGCGCTTCATCTCGCCCCTGAAGAGCCACGCCTCTGGGCGATAAGGGGTTTTGTCCTTTTGGAAATGGGTAAACAGAAAGAAGCACTTGAAAACTGTAATCGAGCCCTGGAATTGCAACCTGGCTTCGCTCCTGCGCTTGAGATAAAGGTGCAAATCCTTTCAGAAATCCAGAGACAGAAGGATAAAACCTTTAAGTAA
- a CDS encoding PASTA domain-containing protein, protein MAVKLEQRLTELRAEYESGQKILKDIELKLSELEDRKKNLKETLLRISGAIDLLEEVLEEKESAEVPETRAGPGTVTGNVEVPNVIRQPLEKAIKFLEDAGLTAGEIVEQKGILPIGVTAGEILRQEPKPGTQSPAGSSVKLVVAVKGKLLPLDRNSLCDAFSDRS, encoded by the coding sequence ATGGCAGTAAAACTTGAACAGCGTTTAACTGAACTCAGGGCAGAATACGAATCCGGACAGAAGATCCTCAAAGACATCGAATTAAAGCTTTCAGAACTTGAAGACCGGAAAAAAAATCTGAAAGAGACTCTCCTTCGTATTAGCGGGGCAATTGACTTGCTCGAAGAGGTGCTCGAAGAAAAAGAAAGTGCGGAAGTGCCAGAAACCAGGGCAGGGCCCGGAACTGTCACAGGAAACGTGGAAGTTCCGAATGTTATAAGACAGCCCCTTGAAAAAGCTATTAAATTTCTGGAAGACGCAGGGCTTACCGCGGGAGAGATTGTTGAGCAAAAAGGAATTCTTCCCATAGGGGTTACGGCAGGAGAGATCCTCAGGCAGGAACCGAAACCAGGCACCCAGTCTCCGGCAGGATCATCCGTAAAACTTGTAGTTGCGGTAAAAGGCAAGCTTTTACCACTTGATCGAAACTCACTGTGCGACGCTTTTTCCGACCGTAGCTAA
- a CDS encoding Ig-like domain-containing protein, producing the protein MGVLAGAAIIHAVKKHMCCNRVIPGAFKSFSTSFKHRQIPPKVKSIYPDRQTFAFRHDHPIWVEFDKPMNNATITKETVIVRSSASKEPVDGLLDIGSRMLMFRPYGEYPMDESGAKITITLLGSETGSGFIMDERGIALDGDEDGKPGGNYEYTYKIIR; encoded by the coding sequence ATGGGTGTACTTGCAGGAGCTGCCATTATACATGCCGTTAAAAAACATATGTGCTGCAACAGAGTTATTCCAGGAGCTTTTAAATCTTTTTCCACTTCTTTCAAGCACAGACAAATTCCTCCAAAGGTAAAATCCATCTATCCTGACAGACAAACCTTTGCTTTCAGGCATGACCACCCTATCTGGGTCGAGTTCGATAAGCCTATGAACAATGCAACCATTACGAAAGAAACCGTAATAGTTAGAAGTTCTGCATCAAAAGAGCCTGTGGACGGATTACTGGACATAGGGTCCAGAATGCTGATGTTCCGCCCTTATGGCGAATATCCTATGGACGAATCAGGTGCCAAAATAACAATTACTTTACTTGGGAGCGAAACCGGATCAGGATTCATAATGGATGAGCGTGGTATTGCTCTGGATGGAGATGAAGACGGAAAGCCTGGCGGAAACTATGAATATACTTACAAGATTATAAGATAA
- the iorA gene encoding indolepyruvate ferredoxin oxidoreductase subunit alpha: protein MGNEAIALGAIEAGVQVVTGYPGTPSTEALETIARYANRCGIYAEWSSNEKVALETAVGAAYSGAKALVTMKQVGLNVASDPLMSLSYIGVKGALVLLVADDPGPHSSQTEQDTRAFGHFANIPVLDPATPQEAYELTKLAFELSHEFEIPVILRTTTRVSHSCGDVVVEAAEPAPVEAIEGGFVKDRRWTIFPKLTAERHPWLESVQEKFSERFSELSFNSVSGSGKIGIIASGVSALYVKEAIEAVRGFKELFTLFRVGTVYPFPEKAALSFLKGIDWLIVAEELDPYLEEQVLQLIGKAHLPVDVYGKKNGFFPVSGEYNVDIVIDSINRALAAYGESLRLSHASPAVSREKLPPLPIRAPTLCAGCMHRNVFYAFKQAAKQLKKESQTDTIFSGDIGCYTLGNAYPLNMVDTCLCMGAGISLAGGLSRTNPKAKNVAFIGDSTFFHSGIPAVINAVYNGADITLAVLDNRTTAMTGHQPHPGVGLTVLGNTSKAIEIADVVRSCGVEFVRTVNTVEPDSLESCIKAAKEAMNFNGPSVLVFKGKCVGITKPDKYYTIKPEVCTGCGFCIKELGCPALNLAGDKPVIQDNCSGCGLCAQICPSEAICIGGVKL, encoded by the coding sequence ATGGGTAATGAAGCCATCGCACTTGGAGCCATAGAAGCCGGCGTCCAGGTGGTTACAGGGTATCCCGGGACTCCTTCGACCGAGGCTCTGGAAACGATTGCCCGGTATGCAAACAGGTGCGGAATCTATGCCGAGTGGTCCAGCAATGAAAAAGTTGCACTTGAAACAGCCGTTGGAGCAGCTTATTCCGGGGCAAAGGCACTTGTAACCATGAAGCAGGTAGGGCTAAACGTTGCATCCGATCCTCTTATGAGCCTGAGCTATATCGGGGTAAAAGGAGCTCTTGTCCTGCTCGTTGCCGACGATCCCGGGCCTCATTCTTCCCAGACTGAGCAGGATACTCGGGCTTTCGGGCATTTTGCAAATATCCCTGTCCTGGACCCTGCAACCCCTCAGGAAGCCTACGAACTGACAAAGCTTGCTTTTGAGCTTTCGCATGAATTCGAAATTCCCGTTATCCTGAGAACTACCACGCGGGTCTCCCACAGTTGCGGGGATGTAGTGGTCGAAGCTGCAGAACCTGCTCCGGTTGAAGCTATTGAGGGTGGCTTTGTAAAGGATAGGCGGTGGACGATCTTTCCGAAGCTTACTGCCGAAAGGCACCCCTGGCTTGAAAGTGTGCAGGAAAAGTTTTCCGAACGCTTTTCCGAGCTTTCCTTCAATTCGGTATCGGGATCGGGAAAAATAGGGATTATTGCTTCAGGCGTCTCAGCCCTTTACGTAAAGGAGGCTATAGAAGCTGTAAGGGGTTTTAAAGAGCTGTTTACACTCTTCAGGGTCGGGACAGTATATCCGTTTCCGGAAAAGGCAGCTCTTTCTTTCCTGAAAGGCATTGACTGGCTGATCGTGGCCGAAGAGCTTGACCCTTACCTTGAAGAACAGGTGCTCCAGCTTATAGGAAAAGCACATCTGCCTGTAGATGTTTATGGAAAGAAGAACGGCTTTTTCCCTGTGAGTGGGGAATACAATGTGGATATTGTCATTGACAGCATCAACCGCGCACTTGCAGCGTATGGGGAAAGTTTGCGCCTTTCTCATGCTTCCCCTGCTGTCTCAAGAGAAAAGCTTCCTCCCCTTCCGATCCGGGCCCCTACCCTCTGTGCCGGTTGCATGCACAGAAATGTTTTTTACGCTTTCAAACAGGCTGCAAAACAGCTTAAAAAAGAGTCTCAAACTGATACGATTTTCTCAGGAGACATTGGCTGCTACACCCTTGGAAACGCCTATCCCCTTAACATGGTAGATACCTGCCTCTGCATGGGTGCAGGGATAAGCCTTGCAGGCGGGCTCTCCCGTACTAACCCAAAGGCAAAAAATGTAGCCTTTATCGGGGATTCTACTTTTTTCCACTCAGGCATTCCTGCAGTGATAAACGCTGTCTATAACGGAGCTGACATTACCCTTGCAGTCCTTGACAACCGCACAACTGCAATGACAGGACACCAGCCCCATCCTGGTGTAGGCTTAACTGTACTTGGAAATACCTCAAAGGCCATTGAGATTGCAGACGTTGTTCGGAGCTGTGGGGTTGAATTTGTAAGGACAGTAAATACTGTAGAGCCGGACAGCCTGGAGAGTTGTATAAAAGCCGCAAAGGAAGCCATGAATTTCAATGGGCCGTCGGTTCTGGTCTTCAAAGGCAAGTGTGTAGGGATTACAAAACCCGACAAATATTACACAATAAAACCTGAAGTCTGCACAGGCTGTGGTTTCTGTATAAAAGAGCTCGGCTGCCCTGCGCTTAACCTTGCTGGGGATAAGCCTGTCATACAGGACAACTGCAGCGGCTGTGGGCTCTGTGCACAGATCTGCCCGTCGGAAGCCATCTGCATAGGAGGCGTAAAGCTGTGA
- a CDS encoding indolepyruvate oxidoreductase subunit beta: protein MKYDILIAGVGGQGVVLASRLLALAAMKAGFHVSTAETIGMSQREGSVSSHIRIGDEVSGSLIPIGQADLLLGLEPAETVRNLPFLKEGGKVLVNTHAIPPASRPPGSPEYDPAALISFLYVYYPDILCSDFTELADKVGTYRAANVAMLGAAAGARVLPFPEEILKAVLDAEIPEKYRAVNDAAFERARKCIRSVSST, encoded by the coding sequence GTGAAATATGATATTCTTATTGCAGGCGTTGGTGGGCAGGGTGTTGTGCTTGCTTCCCGCTTGCTTGCACTTGCTGCGATGAAGGCCGGATTCCACGTAAGCACTGCCGAAACCATAGGCATGTCTCAGAGGGAAGGTTCGGTCAGCAGCCATATAAGGATAGGAGACGAAGTTTCCGGGTCACTTATTCCCATCGGACAGGCAGACCTGCTTTTAGGCCTGGAACCTGCAGAAACTGTACGAAACCTGCCTTTTCTCAAGGAGGGCGGAAAGGTTCTGGTAAATACCCATGCCATCCCGCCGGCATCAAGGCCGCCTGGAAGCCCTGAGTATGACCCTGCAGCTTTGATCTCATTTTTGTATGTATACTACCCTGATATTCTCTGCTCCGATTTCACAGAGCTTGCAGACAAGGTAGGGACATACAGAGCTGCAAACGTTGCAATGCTTGGAGCGGCCGCAGGCGCACGAGTACTACCTTTTCCGGAAGAAATTCTAAAGGCAGTACTGGACGCCGAAATCCCTGAAAAATACAGGGCTGTAAACGATGCCGCATTCGAACGCGCAAGGAAATGTATTAGATCTGTCTCCAGCACCTGA